CTCGAAGCAGCCAAACAGCTGAAAGGAAGGGTTAGTTACCTCGAAGACCCATGCGGAGCAGAAGGACGCTTCTCCTCTCGCGAGATCATGGCCGAGTTCAGGCAACGTAGCGGCATCCCGACAGCAACCAATATGGTCGCCACTGACAGTCGAGAACTCGCTCACGCAATCAAGCAATCCGCCGTAGATATTCCGCTCGCTGACCCACATTTCTGGGGAATGGAAGGAGCCGTTCAGGTTTCGAATCTGTGCCGGCAAAACGGCTTGTGTTGGGGTGCCCACTCCAACAACCACTTCGATATTTCACTCGCAATGGTCAGTCAAGTGGCAGCTGCCGCGGAAGGCACGATCACGGCCATCGATACACATTGGATTTGGCAAGAAGGCCAACACCTCACTTTAAATCCACCTAAAATAATCGATGGTGCGATCCAAATAGACGACTCCGTGGGCTTGGGCGTCGAAATAGATCGAGCGGCAATTCAAAAAGCTCATGCACTCTATCAAGAAGTAGGACAGTCCGACCGTGACGATAGTCTAGCTATGCAAGCTTTAATCCCAAATTGGGAATTCGACCCGAAAAGTCCTTGCATGGTACGATAGCCGGCACGAAATTTCGAATACACTTGCGACGTAAACAGCACCGCCCCCATCCACATCCAAATTTATGAAAAAGAACATCAGCCTAGCCATCATTCCAGCTCGTGGAGGTTCTCGCGGGATTCCTCGGAAAAATTTAGAATTAATCGGCGAAAAACCACTCGTAGCACACACCATAGAGCACGCAAAAAAGGCCCAGAACGTAGATGTATTCCTAGTGAACAGCGATGATGCTGAGATTCGAGCAGTGGCTGAATCCTATGGTGCCCTAACGATGGACCGGCCGGATATGTATGCACACGACAAGATCCTACAAGAAGTGGACTTGCTCCTAAAGTGGACCGTCGAAACTTACGAAAAAGCACATCCCGAAGAGCAAGTAGATATAGTCGCATTACTGTACCCGACCGCTCCACTTCGCGACGTTAAAGCAATCGATAAAGCAATCGAGTTAGTTCGAGACCAAGACTATGACTCAGCGCTTTCCCTCTATTATGATGACTCCTATCTATGGCAGATCAATCAAGACGGAAAAACCGTTCGTCCGACAAACTACGACCCCAATAAACGCATGCCCCGACAAAAAGAATCGTGGAATCAATGGGTTGAAAATAAAGCCGTCTATGCAATTAAACGTAGTATTCTATTTGAGGTGGGACGTATCGGTCCCAAAACAGGCTTAGTTGAGATGGACAAATGGCGCTCCATAGACATCGATAACCCTAGCGATTTAGAATTAGCGAGAGCGGTCTATAAAGAAAAGCAAGACGAACTCGATTCGTAGGAAACTGAGAATGGAAAACAAAAAAACAAAAGTCCTGCTAGTAATCGCTGGAGATTTATTTGTTCGAAATTACATACGCTCAGGTGTTGCCCACAAAATTTCAGAAGCATTTCAGCTATCTATCATCGCCAATGACGCATGTAGCCTAAAGGCAGACCTTGAAAGCGCCCCGAACTTCTCAGGCTACTTCAAAACCGACCCAAAACACGAAGCGGCCCATTATAATTACTTCACCCTACTCATTTTTCGCTATCGAAACAGGTCAAAAACCTTTCCATTTCGCTTAAAAAGAGATATAGGCTGGAACCTTCCGGACGAAGCATTTTCACGAATCAAAAAGCTCAAGCTTTTATTAAAAAAGGGAAAAAGAGGGCGTGAAGCTCGCCGCTGTGTCCTGCAAGGGAATCGTCTACTGTTCAGGTTTTATAAAAAGCGAATCGAAGCCAAACTCCCGATTAATCAAGATCTATCGCAGCAAATTAGTGAGATCCGCCCCGACATCCTATTATTTCCATCATCTGCCTATGATCCTGCTGGCAATGATGTGGCTAGAATCTGTAAGAAATTAGGCATCAAAAGTGTATACTTAATTGATAATTGGGACAATTTAAGCAGTAAGTCGGTCTTCTGGGCACGACCTGACTTCTTAGGCGTCTGGAGTGAGCAACATCAAGAGCACGCCATTCGAATTCACGGTTTTGAATCATCAAGAGTCTACCCGATCGGCACACCTCGTTTTGACGACTATTTCTCCCAAAGAGGTGCCACGACATCTAAGCCTTTTGATTTCCCATATGTTGTATTCTCAGGATGCTGTCTGCCCTTTGATGAGACCACAGCATTAAAGGCACTCGATCAAGAAATCCGAGAACACCCAGAAATATACAATGAGCTTCGAA
The nucleotide sequence above comes from Coraliomargarita algicola. Encoded proteins:
- a CDS encoding acylneuraminate cytidylyltransferase family protein — protein: MKKNISLAIIPARGGSRGIPRKNLELIGEKPLVAHTIEHAKKAQNVDVFLVNSDDAEIRAVAESYGALTMDRPDMYAHDKILQEVDLLLKWTVETYEKAHPEEQVDIVALLYPTAPLRDVKAIDKAIELVRDQDYDSALSLYYDDSYLWQINQDGKTVRPTNYDPNKRMPRQKESWNQWVENKAVYAIKRSILFEVGRIGPKTGLVEMDKWRSIDIDNPSDLELARAVYKEKQDELDS